The region CAGAGGCGCGAGCAAAAATAATCTACTGACAAGCCGCAACGAAATGCGGTGAAACCTGATTAGACGAGGTTTAAATGTCAGCAGTTGCCGCAGTCTCGCCGCGGGCGCTTCGCCCCGCAAAGGCCGCCGAAAAACTCGGTATCGGTCTCTCCACGCTCTGGGCCAAAGCTAAAAACCAATCCGACTTCCCCAAGCCGGTAAAGATCGGCCCGAGCACAACAATTTTCCTGGAACACGAACTCGACGCGTACATCGCAACGTGCGCCGCGGCCCGCAAATAAGGAGCCGCGCGCATGACCACCAACGCAAACGAAAAGGGCCGCAACTCCGGCAAGAGCGCGACCCGCAAGACCACCAAAGCCAATGATAGAGACATGTCGGCCGCTGCGCAATGTAAGCGCGTGCTCGAATATCTCAAGGCCGATGGTCAGACTACCTACAGCCTGCGCGCGAAAGGCATCAGCCACCCCGCGCAGCGCGTCAAAGAGCTTATTCAGCTTGGTTATCGCATCTACTCGCACCGCGTCACGGCGGTAGACAGCGACGGCTTCGCGCATGCCAACGTCGCCCGCTACAGCCTGATCGACCGCGAGCTGGATCTCGTCGACTTGATGGAGGCCGCGTGATGTATGGCCAAATCGAAGCGACACAGTTCTTCCA is a window of Burkholderia sp. FERM BP-3421 DNA encoding:
- a CDS encoding helix-turn-helix transcriptional regulator codes for the protein MSAVAAVSPRALRPAKAAEKLGIGLSTLWAKAKNQSDFPKPVKIGPSTTIFLEHELDAYIATCAAARK
- a CDS encoding helix-turn-helix domain-containing protein, yielding MTTNANEKGRNSGKSATRKTTKANDRDMSAAAQCKRVLEYLKADGQTTYSLRAKGISHPAQRVKELIQLGYRIYSHRVTAVDSDGFAHANVARYSLIDRELDLVDLMEAA